The Glycine soja cultivar W05 unplaced genomic scaffold, ASM419377v2 tig00104511_1_pilon_84547_1256723, whole genome shotgun sequence genome contains a region encoding:
- the LOC114404552 gene encoding probable 1-deoxy-D-xylulose-5-phosphate synthase, chloroplastic isoform X2, with amino-acid sequence MAQARARRRGPASLHSRFSRGVYLWNYFFSSPAYQRGSAIGEKHLLVRFAVDRGGLVGPDGSTHYGAFDVTFTACLPNMVVMVASDDAEIFHTVATAAAISDQPCCFRYQKGNGVGVEIPPGNKGIPLEVS; translated from the exons ATGGCACAAGCTAGAGCCAGAAGGAGAGGGCCCGCCTCCTTGCAT AGCAGATTTTCTAGAGGGGTTTATCTTTGGAACTACTTCTTCAGCTCACCAG CATACCAAAGAGGATCTGCAATTGGAGAAAAG CATCTGCTTGTAAGATTTGCAGTAGACAGAGGAGGATTAGTTGGACCAGATGGTTCCACACACTATGGTGCATTTGATGTCACTTTTACGGCCTGCCTCCCTAACATGGTGGTGATGGTTGCTTCTGATGACGCAGAAATTTTTCACACGGTTGCCACAGCAGCTGCCATTAGTGATCAACCGTGTTGTTTCCGATACCAGAAGGGAAATGGAGTTGGTGTTGAAATACCACCAGGGAATAAAGGCATTCCTCTTGAGGTAAGTTAG